Below is a genomic region from Alphaproteobacteria bacterium.
GCCGTGGAGGCCTTGGCATGAGCAGCGCGGCACCCACCCGCAAGATGATGGCCCCGCGCCTCGGCCGTTCGGACCGAAGCGCGATCGGCCGCTGGTTCTGGGAGATCGACAAGGTTTTGCTCGTGCTCGTCGCGGTGCTGATCGTCATTGGCCTGATCGCCGTCGCCGCCGCCTCGCCGGCGGCGGGGCATCGCCTGTCGGGGGCGGGCGTGAGCTTCGCCCCGCTTTATTATTTCTACCGCCAGCTGGTCTGGGTCGCGCTCGCCATTCCGGTGATGATCGGGGTCTCGATGCTCGCCAAGCCGACCGCCCGGCGGCTGTCGATCGCCGGCGCGATATTCTTCATCCTGCTGCTCTTCCTGGTCCCGATCATCGGCGTCGAGGTGAACGGCGCCCGGCGCTGGATCGGCGCGGGCTTTACCCAGGTCCAGCCCTCCGAATTCCTGAAGCCGCTGTTCATCGTCACCACCGCCTGGCTGCTGTCGCTCAAGGAAAAGGATGCGAGCCTGCCCGTCGTGCCGCTGACCGCGGTGTTGACGGGCGTGATCGCGCTCCTCCTGATGCGCCAGCCCAATCTCGGCGAGACGATCATCTTCGTTTCCGCCTGGGTGGTGCTGCTGATGCTCTCCGGCGCGTCGATGCGCATTCTCTACGGCCTCGGCGCGGCGGGCGCGGCCGGGCTGGTGCTCGCCTATCTCTTCTACCCGGTGGCGACCCAGCGGATCGACGGCTTCCTCTTCTCCCAGGGCGACAATTACCAGGTGGAATCGGCGCTTCGGACGCTGACCGCGGGCGGCCTGTTCGGGGCCGGGCCGGGGGCGGGTATCCGCAAATTCTCGCTGCCCGAGCCGCATACCGACTACATCTTCTCGGTGATCGGCGAGGAGTTCGGGATCATCGCCTGCCTCGCCATCGCCATTCTCTACATGACGATCGTCGTTCGCGTGCTCGTCCGCCTGCTCAACGAGGAGGACAAGTTCCTGGTCCTCGCCACCGCGGGCCTCGTCACCCAGTTCGGGCTTCAGGCGCTGATCAACATGATGGTCAACGTCCACCTCGCTCCATCCAAGGGCATGACGCTTCCGTTCATCTCTTATGGCGGCTCGTCGATGATCGCCCTGGCGATGGGCTTCGGCCTGCTGCTCGCCTTCAGCCGCCGCAATCCGCACCTCCATCCGACGCCCTATGTGGTGCGGTGGAAGGGGCTCAAATGATCTCGCGCCACTACGTCCTCGCCGCTCAGGCTCCCTCTCCCCTTGGGGGAGAGGGTTGCGCAGCCTTAGCGAGCTCTTTGGCGAGCTTAGGCGAAGCTGGGAGAGGGGGACAGCGCCAGCGAATTATCTCCGACGCTGTCACCCTCTCCCAACTCCGCCTAGGCTCCTTCGTCGCCAAGGCTCCGTATCCCTCTCCCTCAAAGGGAGAGGAGGTGTTGTCATGATCTCGCGCCACTACGTCCTCGCCGCCGGCGGCACGGGCGGGCACATGATCCCGGCCCATGCTCTCGCCGAGGAATTGCTGCTTCGCGGCCATCGCGTGGCGCTGATCACCGACGATCGCGGCGCGCGCATCCCCGGCCTGTTCGAGAAAGCCCAGGTCCACGTCCTCCCCGCCGGGCGGCTCGGCGGCGGGCCGGTCGGCTGGCTGAAGGCCGGGCGCGACATCCTCACCGGGCGGACGATGGCGCTGAGGCTCTACGAGACCTTCCTTCCCTCAGCGGTGATCGGCTTCGGCGGCTATCCGGCTCTTCCCGCTTTGCTCGCCGCGCGCAGCGACAGGATCCCTTCGCTGGTGCACGAGCAGAACGCCGTGCTCGGCCGGGTCAACCGGCTGATGGCCGGAAAGGTCGACGCGATCGCCACCGCCTATGACGAGGTCCAGCGGCTGCCCGCCAAGGCGCGGGACAAGGCGCGGCTGGTCGGCAATCCGGTGCGCGACGAAGTGCTCGCGCTTCGCGACCAGCCTTTTCCGGTGCTGACCGAGGACGGCGTGTTCCGCCTGCTGGTCACCGGCGGGAGCCAGGGCGCCTCGATCCTCTCGCAGGTCGTTCCCGAAGGGCTGGGCCTTCTGCCCGAGCATTTCCGCCGCAGGCTGCAGGTAACCCAGCAGTGCCGGGCAGAGGACATCGAAGAGGTCCGCGCCCGCTACGCCTCGCTCGGCATTCCGGCCGAGCTCGCCACCTATCTTCCCGATCTGCCCGAGCGTCTCGGCTGGTCCCATCTGGTCATCGCCCGGGCCGGCGCGTCGACCATCGCCGAGCTGACCGCCGCCGGGCGGCCGGCGATCCTCGTGCCCCTGCCGAGCGCGACCGACGATCACCAGACGTTCAACGCGCGCGAGATGGCCAAAGCCGGCGGCGCCCGGACGATCGCGCAGGACCGGTTCACGCCGATCGAGCTCGCCAAGCAGATGCAGAAGCTCGGCCTCGATCCCGAGGCGCTCGCCAATGCGGCGGCCCGCGCCCGCTCGGTCGGGCGCCCGAATGCGGCCAGGGATCTCGCCGACCTCGTGGAGGAGACCGGGCGCGATCCGGGGCTGGACGTTGCCTTCGCCCGCGAGGCCGTGCTTCGCCCCATGACGGCAGGCGTTCCGGCATGAGAGGTGTGGGCACCGACATCGGCACGATCCACTTCATCGGCATCGGCGGCATCGGCATGTCGGGCATCGCCGAGGTCATGTGCATCCTCGGCTACAAGGTGCAGGGCTCCGACATGGCCGACGGTTACGTGGTCGAGGGCCTGAGGAAGCGCGGCATCGCGGTGACCATCGGCCACGCGCCGGAGAATCTCGGCGACGCAGCGGTCGTCGTCACCTCCACCGCGGTCAGGAAGGACAATCCGGAGGTCGTCGCGGCCTATGAGCGCCGAATTCCCGTCGTTCGCCGCGCGGAAATGCTCGCCGAGCTGATGCGCCTCAAGTCGACGGTCGCCGTGGCCGGCACGCACGGCAAGACGACCACCACCTCGATGATCGCCGCGATGCTCGACGCTGGCGGCATCGACCCCACCGTGATCAACGGCGGGATCATCAACGCCTACGGCTCCAACGCCCGGCTCGGCAGCTCGGACTGGATGGTCGTCGAGGCCGACGAGAGCGACGGCAGCTTCCTCCGGCTCGACGGGACGATCGCCGTGGTCACCAATATCGACCCTGAGCATCTCGATCATTATGGCGGGTTCGATCAGGTCAAGGACGCGTTCGTCGCGTTCATCGAGAACGTGCCTTTCTACGGCGCCGCCTTGCTCTGCGTCGACCATGGCGAGGTGCAATCGATCATCCCGCGCCTTCGCGACCGGCGAATCGTCACCTACGGCTTCGCCGCACAGGCCGACGTTCGCGGAGAGAACGTCGTCCCCTATCCGGGCGGCAACCGCTTCGACGTCAGCTTGCGCGACCGCACCGGCGAGGTGCGAACGATCACCGGAATCGAGCTTCCGATGCCGGGGCGCCACAACGTCCAGAACGCGCTTGCGGCGATCGGAGTCGCCGCAGAGCTAGGCATCGCGGACGAAGTGATCGCCCACGGCTTCGACAAGTTCCACGGCGTGAAGCGCCGCTTCACCAAGGTCGGCGAGGTCGACGGGGTGACGATCATCGACGATTACGGACACCATCCGGTCGAGATCAAGGCCGTGCTCTCGGCCGCGCGTGAGGGAGCGGCCGGCCGGGTCATCGCCGTCGTCCAGCCGCACCGCTACACCCGCCTCCACGATCTGATGGAAGGCTTCCAATCGGCCTTCAACGACGCCGACGTGGTGCTGGTCGCGCCGGTCTACGCGGCGGGAGAGTCGCCGATCGAGGGTGTCGATTCGGAGGCTCTGGTCGAGGGGATGAAGGAGCGCGGCCATCTCGGCGCGGTCGCCGTCGCCGACCCGCAGGAGGTCTGCCGCCAGCTGCGCGATCTCGCCGC
It encodes:
- a CDS encoding cell division protein FtsW; protein product: MSSAAPTRKMMAPRLGRSDRSAIGRWFWEIDKVLLVLVAVLIVIGLIAVAAASPAAGHRLSGAGVSFAPLYYFYRQLVWVALAIPVMIGVSMLAKPTARRLSIAGAIFFILLLFLVPIIGVEVNGARRWIGAGFTQVQPSEFLKPLFIVTTAWLLSLKEKDASLPVVPLTAVLTGVIALLLMRQPNLGETIIFVSAWVVLLMLSGASMRILYGLGAAGAAGLVLAYLFYPVATQRIDGFLFSQGDNYQVESALRTLTAGGLFGAGPGAGIRKFSLPEPHTDYIFSVIGEEFGIIACLAIAILYMTIVVRVLVRLLNEEDKFLVLATAGLVTQFGLQALINMMVNVHLAPSKGMTLPFISYGGSSMIALAMGFGLLLAFSRRNPHLHPTPYVVRWKGLK
- the murG gene encoding undecaprenyldiphospho-muramoylpentapeptide beta-N-acetylglucosaminyltransferase, translating into MISRHYVLAAGGTGGHMIPAHALAEELLLRGHRVALITDDRGARIPGLFEKAQVHVLPAGRLGGGPVGWLKAGRDILTGRTMALRLYETFLPSAVIGFGGYPALPALLAARSDRIPSLVHEQNAVLGRVNRLMAGKVDAIATAYDEVQRLPAKARDKARLVGNPVRDEVLALRDQPFPVLTEDGVFRLLVTGGSQGASILSQVVPEGLGLLPEHFRRRLQVTQQCRAEDIEEVRARYASLGIPAELATYLPDLPERLGWSHLVIARAGASTIAELTAAGRPAILVPLPSATDDHQTFNAREMAKAGGARTIAQDRFTPIELAKQMQKLGLDPEALANAAARARSVGRPNAARDLADLVEETGRDPGLDVAFAREAVLRPMTAGVPA
- a CDS encoding UDP-N-acetylmuramate--L-alanine ligase; protein product: MRGVGTDIGTIHFIGIGGIGMSGIAEVMCILGYKVQGSDMADGYVVEGLRKRGIAVTIGHAPENLGDAAVVVTSTAVRKDNPEVVAAYERRIPVVRRAEMLAELMRLKSTVAVAGTHGKTTTTSMIAAMLDAGGIDPTVINGGIINAYGSNARLGSSDWMVVEADESDGSFLRLDGTIAVVTNIDPEHLDHYGGFDQVKDAFVAFIENVPFYGAALLCVDHGEVQSIIPRLRDRRIVTYGFAAQADVRGENVVPYPGGNRFDVSLRDRTGEVRTITGIELPMPGRHNVQNALAAIGVAAELGIADEVIAHGFDKFHGVKRRFTKVGEVDGVTIIDDYGHHPVEIKAVLSAAREGAAGRVIAVVQPHRYTRLHDLMEGFQSAFNDADVVLVAPVYAAGESPIEGVDSEALVEGMKERGHLGAVAVADPQEVCRQLRDLAAPGDMVICLGAGDITKWAAGLADGIRKARAA